Proteins encoded together in one Lathyrus oleraceus cultivar Zhongwan6 chromosome 5, CAAS_Psat_ZW6_1.0, whole genome shotgun sequence window:
- the LOC127080578 gene encoding uncharacterized protein LOC127080578, with translation MDPLEQNHIALRGDVDSMKNQIDQLVEAMIALAKREDNIQQTSVVENVVLAPVNGLTQPQLVQAPVDNSTVQERHVVQDSSRNDAVEYHSFAFSVPDSHGTSLVDSLTRASLSWYMKLERRRIQSWLDLANAFLKQYKYNLDMAPDRMQLRALSKESNESFRGYAQRWRELAARIEPPLLDKELMGLFRDALQIPYFERMISSAASDFAHLVTIGERIESTLKSGRIQGASSNQASETESLSDSKKEEDNEINAVMADVGYSHDAPARPYGSSPSKQSPFPTPRYPYRQPARPRAPFKQPWIVPYTNQRSRGQGYQNQHLNQHRPRNNLERRNAPLDPIPMSYSQLLPCLIQSSIVEPKSLRPLSEPYPPGYDPDVQCGYHAETIWHSTEDCNAFKAKVQQLIDKRYISFLEGSLLVHVNLSSE, from the exons ATGGATCCATTAGAGCAAAATCACATTGCATTAAGAGGAGATGTTGACTCGATGAAAAACCAGATAGACCAACTTGTGGAAGCTATGATAGCTTTAGCAAAGAGGGAGGACAACATTCAACAGACTTCAGTGGTTGAGAATGTTGTGCTAGCTCCAGTAAATGGTCTTACCCAACCTCAGCTTGTGCAAGCCCCAGTTGATAACTCTACTGTACAAGAACGTCATGTTGTTCAAGATTCCTCACGTAATGATGCTGTTGAGTATCACAGTTTTGCATTCTCCGTGCCAGATTCCCATGGAACAAGCCTAGTG GACAGTTTGACCAGGGCATCGTTGAGttggtacatgaagttagaaaggagACGTATTCAATCATGGCTGGACCTAGCTAACGCCTTcttgaagcaatacaaatataatttGGACATGGCTCCCGATCGCATGCAGTTGAGAGCCTTATCTAAGGAAAGTAACGAATCCTTCAGAGggtatgcccaaaggtggagagagttaGCGGCTCGCATTGAACCACCACTCTTAGACAAAGAATTGATGGGATTATTCAGGGATGCCTTACAAATCCCTTACTTCGAAAGGATGATTAGCAGCGCAGCATCAGACTTCGCTCACTTAGTGAcaattggagaacgcatcgagaGCACCCTAAAAAGTGGAAGAATCCAAGGTGCCTCGAGCAACCAAGCTAGCGAGACAGAATCCCTCAGCGATTCCAAAAAGGAAGAGGATAATGAAATAAATGCAGTCATGGCAGATGTTGGGTATTCTCATGATGCACCAGCCAGACCTTATGGTTCTTCACCTTCTAAGCAATCACCATTTCCAACACCACGTTATCCTTATAGGCAACCGGCAAGGCCTAGAGCACCATTCAAGCAACCATGGATTGTTCCTTATACAAATCAAAGATCTCGTGGTCAAGGATATCAGAATCAACATCTGAACCAGCATAGGCCTCGAAATAAtctggaaagaaggaatgctccTCTCGATCCAATCCCCATGTCATACAGTCAACTTTTGCCATGTCTGATTCAAAGCTCGATAGTGGAGCCCAAGTCTCTCAGGCCATTGTCAGAACCATACCCACCTGGATATGATCCtgatgtgcaatgtggatatcatgccgaAACAATAtggcattcaactgaagactgcaatGCTTTCAAGGCTAAAGTGCAACAATTGATCGACAAAAGGTACATATCCTTTTTAGAAGGAAGCCTGTTGGTGCACGTTAACCTCTCGTCAGAATGA
- the LOC127078467 gene encoding RING-H2 finger protein ATL63 translates to MQSQSNSPIKPMNSLTQIFQNIFSDNSNIMLAAIISLLLVILFVLLLHLYAKWFLAQAHAQAQARRRRRRRTTVTVSDVLGPARFHHFHSFNIEDSPLSSSHTKGLDSSIIASIPLFIYTQTNESEQEEKLECVICLSGFENGEMGRCLPKCGHGFHVECIDMWLSSHSNCPICRASIVILQNEDSSGVVDDSCSVEIVIDGSSSSEIRENEQGNDNDNGTGRVSDSVSDQTPSSLFGCSFKTVFNKIFTSSNVIESQS, encoded by the coding sequence ATGCAATCACAATCTAACTCACCCATCAAACCAATGAACTCCCTCACTCAAATCTTCCAAAACATTTTCTCAGATAACAGCAACATCATGCTTGCTGCCATCATTTCTCTACTACTAGTCATTCTCTTTGTTCTCCTTCTTCATCTTTATGCCAAATGGTTCTTAGCTCAAGCACATGCTCAAGCTCAAGCTCGCCGCCGACGTCGCCGGAGAACAACTGTAACCGTCTCTGATGTCCTTGGACCTGCAAGGTTCCATCACTTCCACAGCTTCAACATTGAGGACTCGCCTCTATCTAGCTCACACACCAAAGGTCTTGATTCTTCCATCATTGCCTCAATTCCTTTGTTCATTTATACACAAACGAATGAAAGTGAGCAAGAAGAAAAACTTGAATGTGTGATTTGTTTGAGCGGTTTTGAAAATGGTGAAATGGGAAGGTGTTTACCGAAATGTGGACATGGTTTTCATGTGGAGTGTATTGATATGTGGTTGAGTTCACATTCCAATTGTCCAATTTGTAGAGCTTCAATTGTTATTCTACAGAATGAAGATTCTTCAGGTGTTGTTGATGATTCTTGTTCTGTTGAAATTGTGATTGATGGAAGTTCTAGCTCTGAGATTAGAGAGAATGAACAAGGGAATGACAATGATAATGGAACTGGAAGGGTAAGTGATTCTGTTTCAGATCAAACTCCATCTTCATTGTTTGGTTGTTCTTTCAAGACAGTTTTCAACAAAATTTTCACATCTTCCAATGTTATTGAATCACAATCTTGA